From the genome of Chlorocebus sabaeus isolate Y175 chromosome 2, mChlSab1.0.hap1, whole genome shotgun sequence, one region includes:
- the SLC4A11 gene encoding solute carrier family 4 member 11 isoform X4 codes for MAAATRRVFHLQPCENSPSMSQNGYFEDSNDTFEAREEILGDEAFDTANSSIVSAENEATSGGCVLLHTSRKYLKLKNFKEEIRAHRDLDGFLAQASIVLNETATSLDNVLRSMLHRFAQDPDNAEPDCNLDLLMAMLFTDAGAPMQGKVHLLSDTIQGVTATVTGVHYQQSWLCIICTLKALQKRHVCISRLVRPQNWGENSCEVRFVILVLAPPKTKSTKTAMEVARTFATMFSDITFRQKLLETRTEEEFKEALVHQRQLLTMVSHGPVALRMKEHSTVSFPAHRHPEPPKCKDFVRFGKGIREDIARRFPLYPLDFTDGIIGKNKAVGKYITTTLFLYFACLLPTIAFGSLNDENTNGAIDVQKTIAGQSIGGLLYALFSGQPLVILLTTAPLALYIQVIRVICDNYDLDFSSFYAWTGLWNSFFLTLYAFFNLSLVMSLFKRSTEEIIALFTSITFVLDAVKGIVKIFWKYYYGHYLDDYLVRLSGLGASLNASLHTALNTSFRTSPTELPLATHSGQATAVLSLLIMLGTLWLGYTLYQFKKSPYLHPCVREILSDCALPIAVLAFSLISSHGFREIEMSRFCYNPSKSPFAMAQIQSLSLRAISSAMGLGFLLSMLFFIEQNLVAALVNAPENRLVKGTAYHWDLLLLAIINTGLSLFGLPWIHAAYPHSPLHVRALALVEERVENGHIYDTIVNVKETRLTSLGASVLVGLSLLLLPVPLQWIPKPVLYGLFLYIALTSLDGNQLVQRVALLLKEQTTYPPTHYIRRVPQRKIHYFTGLQVLQLLLLCAFGMSSLPYMKMIFPLIMIAMIPIRYILLPRIIEAKYLDVMDAEHRP; via the exons AAAACTCTCCCAGCATGTCGCAGAATGGATACTTCGAGGATTCAA ATGACACCTTCGAAGCCCGAGAGGAGATCCTGGGGGATGAGGCCTTCGACACTGCGAACTCCTCCATTGTGTCTG CAGAGAATGAAGCGACTTCCGGTGGCTGTGTGCTCCTGCACACCTCCCGAAAG TACCTGAAGTTAAAGAACTTCAAGGAAGAGATCCGTGCGCACCGCGACCTAGATGGCTTCCTGGCACAGGCCAGCATCGTCCTGAACGAGACGGCCACCTCCCTGGATAACGTGCTGCGGTCCATGCTTCACCGCTTTGCCCAGGACCCTGACAACGCTGAGCCAGACTGCAACCTAGACCTGCTTATGGCCATGCTCTTCACCGATGCCGGGGCACCCATGCAGGGTAAAG TCCACCTGCTGTCAGATACCATCCAAGGGGTCACCGCCACAGTGACAGGGGTGCACTACCAGCAGTCGTGGCTCTGCATCAT CTGCACCCTGAAGGCCCTACAGAAGCGGCATGTGTGCATCAGCCGCCTGGTTCGCCCACAGAACTGGGGGGAGAATTCCTGTGAGGTTCGGTTCGTCATCCTGGTGCTGGCCCCACCCAAGACG AAAAGCACTAAGACTGCCATGGAGGTGGCGCGCACATTTGCCACCATGTTCTCGGATATCACCTTCCGCCAGAAGCTCCTGGAGACCCGCACAGAGGAGGAATTCAAGGAGGCCTTGGTGCATCAGAGACAGCTGCTCACCATGGTGAGCCACGGTCCAGTGGCGCTGAGAATGAAGGAACACAGCACAGTCTCCTTCCCTGCCCACAGACACCCAGAG CCCCCAAAGTGCAAGGACTTTGTCCGTTTCGGGAAGGGCATCCGGGAGGACATCGCACGCAGGTTCCCCTTGTACCCCTTGGATTTCACTGACG GCATTATTGGGAAAAACAAGGCTGTGGGCAAATACATCACCACCACCCTGTTCCTCTACTTCGCCTGCCTCCTGCCCACCATCGCTTTCGGGTCCCTCAATGACGAGAACACAAACGGGGCCATTG ATGTGCAGAAGACCATAGCCGGGCAGAGCATCGGGGGCCTGCTCTACGCGCTCTTCTCCGGGCAGCCACTGGTGATTCTGCTGACCACCGCGCCCCTGGCGCTCTACATCCAGG TGATTCGTGTCATCTGTGATAATTATGACCTGGACTTCAGCTCCTTCTATGCGTGGACAGGCCTGTGGAATAGTTTCTTCCTCACACTTTATGCCTTTTTCAACCTCAGCCTGGTCATGAGTCTCTTCAAGAG GTCGACGGAGGAGATCATTGCTCTCTTCACTTCCATCACATTTGTGCTGGATGCTGTCAAGGGCATAGTTAAAA TCTTCTGGAAGTACTACTATGGGCATTACTTGGACGACTACCTGGTCAGGCTGTCAGGCCTCGGTGCCAGCCTCAACGCCAGCCTCCACACTGCCCTCAACACCAGCTTCCGGACCAGCCCCACGGAGCTGCCCTTGGCCACGCACTCAGGCCAGGCGACCGCTGTGCTCAGCCTCCTCATCATGCTGGGCACACTCTGGCTGGGCTACACCCTCTACCAATTCAAGAAGAG CCCCTACCTGCACCCCTGCGTGCGCGAGATCCTGTCCGACTGCGCTCTGCCCATCGCGGTGCTCGCCTTCTCCCTCATCAGCTCCCACGGCTTCCGGGAAATCGAGA TGAGCAGGTTCTGCTACAACCCCAGCAAGAGCCCATTTGCGATGGCGCAGATCCAGTCGCTGTCCCTGAGAGCCATCAGCAGCGCCATGGGCCTCGGCTTCCTGCTGTCCATGCTCTTCTTCATTGAGCAGAACTTGGTGGCCGCCTTGGTGAACGCACCGGAGAACAG GCTGGTGAAGGGCACTGCCTACCACTGGGACCTCCTGCTCCTCGCCATCATCAACACGGGGCTGTCTCTGTTTGGGCTGCCCTGGATCCATGCCGCCTACCCCCACTCCCCGCTGCATGTGCGAGCCCTGGCCTTAGTGGAGGAGCGTGTGGAGAACGGGCACATCTATGACAC GATTGTGAATGTGAAGGAGACGCGGCTGACCTCGCTGGGCGCCAGCGTCCTGGTGGGCCTGTCCCTGCTGCTGTTGCCGGTCCCGCTTCAGTGGATCCCCAAGCCCGTGCTCTATGGCCTCTTCCTCTATATCGCGCTCACCTCTCTCGATGGCAATCAGCTTGTCCAGCGCGTGGCCCTGCTGCTCAAGGAGCAG ACTACATACCCCCCGACACACTACATCCGGAGGGTGCCCCAGAGGAAGATCCACTACTTCACAGGCCTGCAggtgctgcagctgctgctgctgtgcgCCTTCGGCATGAGCTCCCTGCCTTACATGAAGATGATCTTTCCTCTCATCATGATCGCCATGATCCCCATCCG CTATATCCTCCTGCCCCGAATAATTGAAGCCAAGTACTTGGATGTCATGGATGCTGAGCACAGGCCTTGA
- the SLC4A11 gene encoding solute carrier family 4 member 11 isoform X5, whose amino-acid sequence MAAATRRVFHLQPCENSPSMSQNGYFEDSNDTFEAREEILGDEAFDTANSSIVSENEATSGGCVLLHTSRKYLKLKNFKEEIRAHRDLDGFLAQASIVLNETATSLDNVLRSMLHRFAQDPDNAEPDCNLDLLMAMLFTDAGAPMQGKVHLLSDTIQGVTATVTGVHYQQSWLCIICTLKALQKRHVCISRLVRPQNWGENSCEVRFVILVLAPPKTKSTKTAMEVARTFATMFSDITFRQKLLETRTEEEFKEALVHQRQLLTMVSHGPVALRMKEHSTVSFPAHRHPEPPKCKDFVRFGKGIREDIARRFPLYPLDFTDGIIGKNKAVGKYITTTLFLYFACLLPTIAFGSLNDENTNGAIDVQKTIAGQSIGGLLYALFSGQPLVILLTTAPLALYIQVIRVICDNYDLDFSSFYAWTGLWNSFFLTLYAFFNLSLVMSLFKRSTEEIIALFTSITFVLDAVKGIVKIFWKYYYGHYLDDYLVRLSGLGASLNASLHTALNTSFRTSPTELPLATHSGQATAVLSLLIMLGTLWLGYTLYQFKKSPYLHPCVREILSDCALPIAVLAFSLISSHGFREIEMSRFCYNPSKSPFAMAQIQSLSLRAISSAMGLGFLLSMLFFIEQNLVAALVNAPENRLVKGTAYHWDLLLLAIINTGLSLFGLPWIHAAYPHSPLHVRALALVEERVENGHIYDTIVNVKETRLTSLGASVLVGLSLLLLPVPLQWIPKPVLYGLFLYIALTSLDGNQLVQRVALLLKEQTTYPPTHYIRRVPQRKIHYFTGLQVLQLLLLCAFGMSSLPYMKMIFPLIMIAMIPIRYILLPRIIEAKYLDVMDAEHRP is encoded by the exons AAAACTCTCCCAGCATGTCGCAGAATGGATACTTCGAGGATTCAA ATGACACCTTCGAAGCCCGAGAGGAGATCCTGGGGGATGAGGCCTTCGACACTGCGAACTCCTCCATTGTGTCTG AGAATGAAGCGACTTCCGGTGGCTGTGTGCTCCTGCACACCTCCCGAAAG TACCTGAAGTTAAAGAACTTCAAGGAAGAGATCCGTGCGCACCGCGACCTAGATGGCTTCCTGGCACAGGCCAGCATCGTCCTGAACGAGACGGCCACCTCCCTGGATAACGTGCTGCGGTCCATGCTTCACCGCTTTGCCCAGGACCCTGACAACGCTGAGCCAGACTGCAACCTAGACCTGCTTATGGCCATGCTCTTCACCGATGCCGGGGCACCCATGCAGGGTAAAG TCCACCTGCTGTCAGATACCATCCAAGGGGTCACCGCCACAGTGACAGGGGTGCACTACCAGCAGTCGTGGCTCTGCATCAT CTGCACCCTGAAGGCCCTACAGAAGCGGCATGTGTGCATCAGCCGCCTGGTTCGCCCACAGAACTGGGGGGAGAATTCCTGTGAGGTTCGGTTCGTCATCCTGGTGCTGGCCCCACCCAAGACG AAAAGCACTAAGACTGCCATGGAGGTGGCGCGCACATTTGCCACCATGTTCTCGGATATCACCTTCCGCCAGAAGCTCCTGGAGACCCGCACAGAGGAGGAATTCAAGGAGGCCTTGGTGCATCAGAGACAGCTGCTCACCATGGTGAGCCACGGTCCAGTGGCGCTGAGAATGAAGGAACACAGCACAGTCTCCTTCCCTGCCCACAGACACCCAGAG CCCCCAAAGTGCAAGGACTTTGTCCGTTTCGGGAAGGGCATCCGGGAGGACATCGCACGCAGGTTCCCCTTGTACCCCTTGGATTTCACTGACG GCATTATTGGGAAAAACAAGGCTGTGGGCAAATACATCACCACCACCCTGTTCCTCTACTTCGCCTGCCTCCTGCCCACCATCGCTTTCGGGTCCCTCAATGACGAGAACACAAACGGGGCCATTG ATGTGCAGAAGACCATAGCCGGGCAGAGCATCGGGGGCCTGCTCTACGCGCTCTTCTCCGGGCAGCCACTGGTGATTCTGCTGACCACCGCGCCCCTGGCGCTCTACATCCAGG TGATTCGTGTCATCTGTGATAATTATGACCTGGACTTCAGCTCCTTCTATGCGTGGACAGGCCTGTGGAATAGTTTCTTCCTCACACTTTATGCCTTTTTCAACCTCAGCCTGGTCATGAGTCTCTTCAAGAG GTCGACGGAGGAGATCATTGCTCTCTTCACTTCCATCACATTTGTGCTGGATGCTGTCAAGGGCATAGTTAAAA TCTTCTGGAAGTACTACTATGGGCATTACTTGGACGACTACCTGGTCAGGCTGTCAGGCCTCGGTGCCAGCCTCAACGCCAGCCTCCACACTGCCCTCAACACCAGCTTCCGGACCAGCCCCACGGAGCTGCCCTTGGCCACGCACTCAGGCCAGGCGACCGCTGTGCTCAGCCTCCTCATCATGCTGGGCACACTCTGGCTGGGCTACACCCTCTACCAATTCAAGAAGAG CCCCTACCTGCACCCCTGCGTGCGCGAGATCCTGTCCGACTGCGCTCTGCCCATCGCGGTGCTCGCCTTCTCCCTCATCAGCTCCCACGGCTTCCGGGAAATCGAGA TGAGCAGGTTCTGCTACAACCCCAGCAAGAGCCCATTTGCGATGGCGCAGATCCAGTCGCTGTCCCTGAGAGCCATCAGCAGCGCCATGGGCCTCGGCTTCCTGCTGTCCATGCTCTTCTTCATTGAGCAGAACTTGGTGGCCGCCTTGGTGAACGCACCGGAGAACAG GCTGGTGAAGGGCACTGCCTACCACTGGGACCTCCTGCTCCTCGCCATCATCAACACGGGGCTGTCTCTGTTTGGGCTGCCCTGGATCCATGCCGCCTACCCCCACTCCCCGCTGCATGTGCGAGCCCTGGCCTTAGTGGAGGAGCGTGTGGAGAACGGGCACATCTATGACAC GATTGTGAATGTGAAGGAGACGCGGCTGACCTCGCTGGGCGCCAGCGTCCTGGTGGGCCTGTCCCTGCTGCTGTTGCCGGTCCCGCTTCAGTGGATCCCCAAGCCCGTGCTCTATGGCCTCTTCCTCTATATCGCGCTCACCTCTCTCGATGGCAATCAGCTTGTCCAGCGCGTGGCCCTGCTGCTCAAGGAGCAG ACTACATACCCCCCGACACACTACATCCGGAGGGTGCCCCAGAGGAAGATCCACTACTTCACAGGCCTGCAggtgctgcagctgctgctgctgtgcgCCTTCGGCATGAGCTCCCTGCCTTACATGAAGATGATCTTTCCTCTCATCATGATCGCCATGATCCCCATCCG CTATATCCTCCTGCCCCGAATAATTGAAGCCAAGTACTTGGATGTCATGGATGCTGAGCACAGGCCTTGA
- the SLC4A11 gene encoding solute carrier family 4 member 11 isoform X9, whose translation MDVYGRQNRSESERREVRRDPLPWQRRREGERSAQALSLPPAAAGQGFVRKAWISEHENSPSMSQNGYFEDSTTGSLRYYKYDTCDTDDTFEAREEILGDEAFDTANSSIVSAENEATSGGCVLLHTSRKYLKLKNFKEEIRAHRDLDGFLAQASIVLNETATSLDNVLRSMLHRFAQDPDNAEPDCNLDLLMAMLFTDAGAPMQGKVHLLSDTIQGVTATVTGVHYQQSWLCIICTLKALQKRHVCISRLVRPQNWGENSCEVRFVILVLAPPKTKSTKTAMEVARTFATMFSDITFRQKLLETRTEEEFKEALVHQRQLLTMVSHGPVALRMKEHSTVSFPAHRHPEPPKCKDFVRFGKGIREDIARRFPLYPLDFTDGIIGKNKAVGKYITTTLFLYFACLLPTIAFGSLNDENTNGAIDVQKTIAGQSIGGLLYALFSGQPLVILLTTAPLALYIQVIRVICDNYDLDFSSFYAWTGLWNSFFLTLYAFFNLSLVMSLFKRSTEEIIALFTSITFVLDAVKGIVKIFWKYYYGHYLDDYLVRLSGLGASLNASLHTALNTSFRTSPTELPLATHSGQATAVLSLLIMLGTLWLGYTLYQFKKSPYLHPCVREILSDCALPIAVLAFSLISSHGFREIEMSRFCYNPSKSPFAMAQIQSLSLRAISSAMGLGFLLSMLFFIEQNLVAALVNAPENRLVKGTAYHWDLLLLAIINTGLSLFGLPWIHAAYPHSPLHVRALALVEERVENGHIYDTIVNVKETRLTSLGASVLVGLSLLLLPVPLQWIPKPVLYGLFLYIALTSLDGNQLVQRVALLLKEQTTYPPTHYIRRVPQRKIHYFTGLQVLQLLLLCAFGMSSLPYMKMIFPLIMIAMIPIRYILLPRIIEAKYLDVMDAEHRP comes from the exons ATGGACGTTTATGGCCGTCAGAACCGGTCTGAGAGTGAGAGGAGGGAGGTGCGGAGAGATCCCCTGCCTTGGCAGcggaggagagagggggagaggagcGCTCAGGCCCTGTCCCTTCCTCCCGCTGCAGCGGGGCAGGGTTTTGTCAGGAAAGCCTGGATTAGcgaacatg AAAACTCTCCCAGCATGTCGCAGAATGGATACTTCGAGGATTCAA CAACTGGGTCTCTACGCTACTACAAGTATGACACGTGTGACACAGATGACACCTTCGAAGCCCGAGAGGAGATCCTGGGGGATGAGGCCTTCGACACTGCGAACTCCTCCATTGTGTCTG CAGAGAATGAAGCGACTTCCGGTGGCTGTGTGCTCCTGCACACCTCCCGAAAG TACCTGAAGTTAAAGAACTTCAAGGAAGAGATCCGTGCGCACCGCGACCTAGATGGCTTCCTGGCACAGGCCAGCATCGTCCTGAACGAGACGGCCACCTCCCTGGATAACGTGCTGCGGTCCATGCTTCACCGCTTTGCCCAGGACCCTGACAACGCTGAGCCAGACTGCAACCTAGACCTGCTTATGGCCATGCTCTTCACCGATGCCGGGGCACCCATGCAGGGTAAAG TCCACCTGCTGTCAGATACCATCCAAGGGGTCACCGCCACAGTGACAGGGGTGCACTACCAGCAGTCGTGGCTCTGCATCAT CTGCACCCTGAAGGCCCTACAGAAGCGGCATGTGTGCATCAGCCGCCTGGTTCGCCCACAGAACTGGGGGGAGAATTCCTGTGAGGTTCGGTTCGTCATCCTGGTGCTGGCCCCACCCAAGACG AAAAGCACTAAGACTGCCATGGAGGTGGCGCGCACATTTGCCACCATGTTCTCGGATATCACCTTCCGCCAGAAGCTCCTGGAGACCCGCACAGAGGAGGAATTCAAGGAGGCCTTGGTGCATCAGAGACAGCTGCTCACCATGGTGAGCCACGGTCCAGTGGCGCTGAGAATGAAGGAACACAGCACAGTCTCCTTCCCTGCCCACAGACACCCAGAG CCCCCAAAGTGCAAGGACTTTGTCCGTTTCGGGAAGGGCATCCGGGAGGACATCGCACGCAGGTTCCCCTTGTACCCCTTGGATTTCACTGACG GCATTATTGGGAAAAACAAGGCTGTGGGCAAATACATCACCACCACCCTGTTCCTCTACTTCGCCTGCCTCCTGCCCACCATCGCTTTCGGGTCCCTCAATGACGAGAACACAAACGGGGCCATTG ATGTGCAGAAGACCATAGCCGGGCAGAGCATCGGGGGCCTGCTCTACGCGCTCTTCTCCGGGCAGCCACTGGTGATTCTGCTGACCACCGCGCCCCTGGCGCTCTACATCCAGG TGATTCGTGTCATCTGTGATAATTATGACCTGGACTTCAGCTCCTTCTATGCGTGGACAGGCCTGTGGAATAGTTTCTTCCTCACACTTTATGCCTTTTTCAACCTCAGCCTGGTCATGAGTCTCTTCAAGAG GTCGACGGAGGAGATCATTGCTCTCTTCACTTCCATCACATTTGTGCTGGATGCTGTCAAGGGCATAGTTAAAA TCTTCTGGAAGTACTACTATGGGCATTACTTGGACGACTACCTGGTCAGGCTGTCAGGCCTCGGTGCCAGCCTCAACGCCAGCCTCCACACTGCCCTCAACACCAGCTTCCGGACCAGCCCCACGGAGCTGCCCTTGGCCACGCACTCAGGCCAGGCGACCGCTGTGCTCAGCCTCCTCATCATGCTGGGCACACTCTGGCTGGGCTACACCCTCTACCAATTCAAGAAGAG CCCCTACCTGCACCCCTGCGTGCGCGAGATCCTGTCCGACTGCGCTCTGCCCATCGCGGTGCTCGCCTTCTCCCTCATCAGCTCCCACGGCTTCCGGGAAATCGAGA TGAGCAGGTTCTGCTACAACCCCAGCAAGAGCCCATTTGCGATGGCGCAGATCCAGTCGCTGTCCCTGAGAGCCATCAGCAGCGCCATGGGCCTCGGCTTCCTGCTGTCCATGCTCTTCTTCATTGAGCAGAACTTGGTGGCCGCCTTGGTGAACGCACCGGAGAACAG GCTGGTGAAGGGCACTGCCTACCACTGGGACCTCCTGCTCCTCGCCATCATCAACACGGGGCTGTCTCTGTTTGGGCTGCCCTGGATCCATGCCGCCTACCCCCACTCCCCGCTGCATGTGCGAGCCCTGGCCTTAGTGGAGGAGCGTGTGGAGAACGGGCACATCTATGACAC GATTGTGAATGTGAAGGAGACGCGGCTGACCTCGCTGGGCGCCAGCGTCCTGGTGGGCCTGTCCCTGCTGCTGTTGCCGGTCCCGCTTCAGTGGATCCCCAAGCCCGTGCTCTATGGCCTCTTCCTCTATATCGCGCTCACCTCTCTCGATGGCAATCAGCTTGTCCAGCGCGTGGCCCTGCTGCTCAAGGAGCAG ACTACATACCCCCCGACACACTACATCCGGAGGGTGCCCCAGAGGAAGATCCACTACTTCACAGGCCTGCAggtgctgcagctgctgctgctgtgcgCCTTCGGCATGAGCTCCCTGCCTTACATGAAGATGATCTTTCCTCTCATCATGATCGCCATGATCCCCATCCG CTATATCCTCCTGCCCCGAATAATTGAAGCCAAGTACTTGGATGTCATGGATGCTGAGCACAGGCCTTGA
- the SLC4A11 gene encoding solute carrier family 4 member 11 isoform X3 — MLESPCVAAAMSCVGWSRTRSCLPGPWDGLSHHGPRVGQSRGPCSLSLEPLLPVCGTLTARPSCSWGSLLGATGSLRYYKYDTCDTDDTFEAREEILGDEAFDTANSSIVSAENEATSGGCVLLHTSRKYLKLKNFKEEIRAHRDLDGFLAQASIVLNETATSLDNVLRSMLHRFAQDPDNAEPDCNLDLLMAMLFTDAGAPMQGKVHLLSDTIQGVTATVTGVHYQQSWLCIICTLKALQKRHVCISRLVRPQNWGENSCEVRFVILVLAPPKTKLLETRTEEEFKEALVHQRQLLTMVSHGPVALRMKEHSTVSFPAHRHPEPPKCKDFVRFGKGIREDIARRFPLYPLDFTDGIIGKNKAVGKYITTTLFLYFACLLPTIAFGSLNDENTNGAIDVQKTIAGQSIGGLLYALFSGQPLVILLTTAPLALYIQVIRVICDNYDLDFSSFYAWTGLWNSFFLTLYAFFNLSLVMSLFKRSTEEIIALFTSITFVLDAVKGIVKIFWKYYYGHYLDDYLVRLSGLGASLNASLHTALNTSFRTSPTELPLATHSGQATAVLSLLIMLGTLWLGYTLYQFKKSPYLHPCVREILSDCALPIAVLAFSLISSHGFREIEMSRFCYNPSKSPFAMAQIQSLSLRAISSAMGLGFLLSMLFFIEQNLVAALVNAPENRLVKGTAYHWDLLLLAIINTGLSLFGLPWIHAAYPHSPLHVRALALVEERVENGHIYDTIVNVKETRLTSLGASVLVGLSLLLLPVPLQWIPKPVLYGLFLYIALTSLDGNQLVQRVALLLKEQTTYPPTHYIRRVPQRKIHYFTGLQVLQLLLLCAFGMSSLPYMKMIFPLIMIAMIPIRYILLPRIIEAKYLDVMDAEHRP; from the exons ATGCTGGAGAGTCCCTGTGTGGCAGCTGCCATGTCCTGTGTAGGCTGGAGCAGGACTAGAAGCTGCCTTCCTGGCCCGTGGGATGGCCTCTCCCATCACGGCCCAAGAGTGGGACAGTCCAGAGGTCCTTGCTCCCTGAGCTTGGAGCCCCTCCTTCCTGTGTGCGGCACTTTAACAGCCAGGCCCTCTTGCTCTTGGGGGTCTCTCTTGGGAGCAACTGGGTCTCTACGCTACTACAAGTATGACACGTGTGACACAGATGACACCTTCGAAGCCCGAGAGGAGATCCTGGGGGATGAGGCCTTCGACACTGCGAACTCCTCCATTGTGTCTG CAGAGAATGAAGCGACTTCCGGTGGCTGTGTGCTCCTGCACACCTCCCGAAAG TACCTGAAGTTAAAGAACTTCAAGGAAGAGATCCGTGCGCACCGCGACCTAGATGGCTTCCTGGCACAGGCCAGCATCGTCCTGAACGAGACGGCCACCTCCCTGGATAACGTGCTGCGGTCCATGCTTCACCGCTTTGCCCAGGACCCTGACAACGCTGAGCCAGACTGCAACCTAGACCTGCTTATGGCCATGCTCTTCACCGATGCCGGGGCACCCATGCAGGGTAAAG TCCACCTGCTGTCAGATACCATCCAAGGGGTCACCGCCACAGTGACAGGGGTGCACTACCAGCAGTCGTGGCTCTGCATCAT CTGCACCCTGAAGGCCCTACAGAAGCGGCATGTGTGCATCAGCCGCCTGGTTCGCCCACAGAACTGGGGGGAGAATTCCTGTGAGGTTCGGTTCGTCATCCTGGTGCTGGCCCCACCCAAGACG AAGCTCCTGGAGACCCGCACAGAGGAGGAATTCAAGGAGGCCTTGGTGCATCAGAGACAGCTGCTCACCATGGTGAGCCACGGTCCAGTGGCGCTGAGAATGAAGGAACACAGCACAGTCTCCTTCCCTGCCCACAGACACCCAGAG CCCCCAAAGTGCAAGGACTTTGTCCGTTTCGGGAAGGGCATCCGGGAGGACATCGCACGCAGGTTCCCCTTGTACCCCTTGGATTTCACTGACG GCATTATTGGGAAAAACAAGGCTGTGGGCAAATACATCACCACCACCCTGTTCCTCTACTTCGCCTGCCTCCTGCCCACCATCGCTTTCGGGTCCCTCAATGACGAGAACACAAACGGGGCCATTG ATGTGCAGAAGACCATAGCCGGGCAGAGCATCGGGGGCCTGCTCTACGCGCTCTTCTCCGGGCAGCCACTGGTGATTCTGCTGACCACCGCGCCCCTGGCGCTCTACATCCAGG TGATTCGTGTCATCTGTGATAATTATGACCTGGACTTCAGCTCCTTCTATGCGTGGACAGGCCTGTGGAATAGTTTCTTCCTCACACTTTATGCCTTTTTCAACCTCAGCCTGGTCATGAGTCTCTTCAAGAG GTCGACGGAGGAGATCATTGCTCTCTTCACTTCCATCACATTTGTGCTGGATGCTGTCAAGGGCATAGTTAAAA TCTTCTGGAAGTACTACTATGGGCATTACTTGGACGACTACCTGGTCAGGCTGTCAGGCCTCGGTGCCAGCCTCAACGCCAGCCTCCACACTGCCCTCAACACCAGCTTCCGGACCAGCCCCACGGAGCTGCCCTTGGCCACGCACTCAGGCCAGGCGACCGCTGTGCTCAGCCTCCTCATCATGCTGGGCACACTCTGGCTGGGCTACACCCTCTACCAATTCAAGAAGAG CCCCTACCTGCACCCCTGCGTGCGCGAGATCCTGTCCGACTGCGCTCTGCCCATCGCGGTGCTCGCCTTCTCCCTCATCAGCTCCCACGGCTTCCGGGAAATCGAGA TGAGCAGGTTCTGCTACAACCCCAGCAAGAGCCCATTTGCGATGGCGCAGATCCAGTCGCTGTCCCTGAGAGCCATCAGCAGCGCCATGGGCCTCGGCTTCCTGCTGTCCATGCTCTTCTTCATTGAGCAGAACTTGGTGGCCGCCTTGGTGAACGCACCGGAGAACAG GCTGGTGAAGGGCACTGCCTACCACTGGGACCTCCTGCTCCTCGCCATCATCAACACGGGGCTGTCTCTGTTTGGGCTGCCCTGGATCCATGCCGCCTACCCCCACTCCCCGCTGCATGTGCGAGCCCTGGCCTTAGTGGAGGAGCGTGTGGAGAACGGGCACATCTATGACAC GATTGTGAATGTGAAGGAGACGCGGCTGACCTCGCTGGGCGCCAGCGTCCTGGTGGGCCTGTCCCTGCTGCTGTTGCCGGTCCCGCTTCAGTGGATCCCCAAGCCCGTGCTCTATGGCCTCTTCCTCTATATCGCGCTCACCTCTCTCGATGGCAATCAGCTTGTCCAGCGCGTGGCCCTGCTGCTCAAGGAGCAG ACTACATACCCCCCGACACACTACATCCGGAGGGTGCCCCAGAGGAAGATCCACTACTTCACAGGCCTGCAggtgctgcagctgctgctgctgtgcgCCTTCGGCATGAGCTCCCTGCCTTACATGAAGATGATCTTTCCTCTCATCATGATCGCCATGATCCCCATCCG CTATATCCTCCTGCCCCGAATAATTGAAGCCAAGTACTTGGATGTCATGGATGCTGAGCACAGGCCTTGA